In Bos mutus isolate GX-2022 chromosome 10, NWIPB_WYAK_1.1, whole genome shotgun sequence, a single window of DNA contains:
- the LOC102269285 gene encoding LOW QUALITY PROTEIN: ribonuclease 7 (The sequence of the model RefSeq protein was modified relative to this genomic sequence to represent the inferred CDS: inserted 2 bases in 2 codons), with amino-acid sequence MKFLEGLAGHPHGDLVTHLPLLLCPLCPLGAMAPARAGFCALWLLLLLGLWVAKXPVSAKPGNMTPAQWFETQHVQPRPQGCNTAIHKINKFSKHCKDFNTFLHESIYCMVTTCQTPNLACKNGHKNCHQSQSXISLTTCELISGRCPDCRNKEKQLEAFFIVACDLPQQKDDLRYHWSCTFG; translated from the exons ATGAAATTTTTAGAAGGGCTAGCAGGGCACCCCCATGGTGACCTAGTCACCCACCTCCCACTTCTTCTGTGCCCCCTGTGCCCCCTGGGAGCAATGGCGCCAGCCAGAGCAGGATTCTGCGCTCTGTGGCTGCTCCTGTTGCTGGGGCTGTGGGTGGCCA GACCAGTCAGCGCCAAGCCTGGGAACATGACCCCAGCTCAGTGGTTTGAAACTCAGCATGTGCAGCCCAGACCTCAAGGATGCAACACAGCGATACACAAAATCAACAAGTTCTCTAAGCACTGCAAAGACTTCAACACCTTTCTGCATGAATCCATCTACTGCATGGTCACCACTTGTCAGACCCCCAACTTAGCCTGCAAGAATGGTCATAAAAACTGCCACCAGAGCCAAA CTATATCCCTGACTACATGTGAGCTCATCTCAGGAAGGTGTCCAGACTGCAGAAACAAGGAGAAGCAACTGGAGGCATTCTTCATCGTAGCCTGTGACCTGCCACAACAGAAGGATGACCTGAGGTACCACTGGTCCTGTACTTTTGGATAA